A part of Rattus rattus isolate New Zealand chromosome 6, Rrattus_CSIRO_v1, whole genome shotgun sequence genomic DNA contains:
- the Lrrc17 gene encoding leucine-rich repeat-containing protein 17, producing the protein MRVAAILLLFCLCRTAEPRKPSPGALRSQGHASRSRSSRAGGGRRGSNPVKRYAPGLPCDVYTYLHEKYLDCQERKLVYVLPDWPQDLLHMLLARNKIRVLKNNMFSKFKRLKSLDLQQNEISKIESEAFFGLNKLTTLLLQHNQIKVLTEEVFIYTPLLSYLRLYDNPWHCACELETLVSMLQIPRNRNLGNYAKCGSPPALRNKKLLQLKPQELCDEEEKERLDPIPQVSGVPAVIRPEADSTLCHNYVFPIQTLDCKRKELKKVPNNIPPNIVKLDLSYNKISQLRPKEFEDVHELKKLNLSSNGLEFIDPAAFLGLIHLEELDLSNNSLQSFDYGVLEDLYFLKLLWLRGNPWRCDYSIHYLYYWLKHHYNVHYNGLECKTPEEYKGWSVGKYVRSYYEECPKDKLPAYPETFDQDTEDDEWEKIHRDYPAKKHRVRITIVG; encoded by the exons ATGCGCGTGGCGGCCATCTTGCTTCTGTTCTGCCTTTGCAGAACTGCTGAGCCTCGCAAGCCCAGCCCCGGGGCTTTGAGAAGCCAAGGCCATGCCAGCCGCAGCCGCAGCAGCCGGGCAGGTGGCGGCAGGAGAGGCTCCAACCCAGTCAAACGCTACGCGCCAGGCCTTCCTTGCGATGTGTACACATATCTCCACGAGAAATACCTCGACTGCCAAGAAAGGAAACTAGTCTACGTGTTACCCGACTGGCCTCAGGATTTGCTGCACATGCTGCTAGCAAGAAACAAAATCCGAGTGTTGAAGAACAACATGTTTTCTAAGTTTAAAAGGCTCAAGAGCCTGGACCTCCAGCAGAACGAGATCTCCAAAATTGAGAGCGAGGCGTTCTTCGGTTTAAATAAGCTTACCACGCTCTTGCTGCAGCACAACCAGATCAAGGTGCTGACGGAGGAGGTGTTCATTTACACACCTCTCCTGAGCTACCTGCGCCTTTACGACAACCCCTGGCACTGCGCTTGTGAGCTAGAGACACTCGTTTCCATGCTGCAGATTCCACGGAACCGGAATTTGGGGAACTACGCCAAGTGCGGAAGCCCGCCAGCACTGAGAAATAAAAAGTTGCTGCAGCTAAAGCCCCAAGAGCTATGtgatgaagaggagaaggagcgACTGGACCCCATACCCCAAGTATCCGGGGTACCCGCAGTCATCAGGCCGGAAGCAGACTCCACTCTGTGCCACAATTACGTGTTTCCCATACAAACGCTGGACTGCAAGAGGAAAG AGCTGAAGAAAGTCCCAAACAACATCCCGCCAAACATTGTTAAGCTGGACTTGTCATACAACAAAATCAGCCAGCTCCGGCCCAAGGAGTTTGAAGACGTTcacgaactcaagaagttaaatctGAGCAGCAATGGCCTGGAGTTTATAGACCCTG CTGCCTTTTTAGGGCTCATACACCTAGAAGAGCTCGACTTGTCAAACAACAGCCTGCAGAGCTTTGACTACGGGGTGTTAGAGGATCTGTACTTCCTGAAACTCCTATGGCTCAGAGGCAACCCTTGGAGGTGTGACTACAGCATCCACTACCTCTACTACTGGTTAAAGCACCACTACAACGTCCACTACAACGGTCTGGAATGCAAAACGCCGGAGGAATACAAAGGGTGGTCCGTGGGGAAGTACGTTCGGAGTTACTACGAAGAGTGCCCCAAAGACAAGCTGCCGGCCTACCCTGAGACGTTTGACCAGGACACGGAAGACGATGAGTGGGAAAAAATACACAGAGATTACCCGGCCAAGAAGCATAGAGTGAGAATCACCATAGTGGGATAG